A part of Miscanthus floridulus cultivar M001 chromosome 6, ASM1932011v1, whole genome shotgun sequence genomic DNA contains:
- the LOC136460403 gene encoding uncharacterized protein, which translates to MTPACEKIFTGGGQYGPPILMCSNISSRAWPAKISKSRRREFRNWMPPGCRNPPPLLHRSPDRHRRELSPPRRRGTSTPPARLHAAAEGAPLRRSEPPPPAAAAPRQESAYAPPPRPRRNAER; encoded by the coding sequence ATGACGCCTGCCTGTGAAAAGATTTTTACAGGCGGTGGTCAATATGGCCCGCCTATACTAATGTGCTCCAATATAAGTTCCCGCGCGTGGCCCgcgaaaatttctaagtcccggAGGCGCGAGTTCAGAAATTGGATGCCGCCAGGCTGCCGAAatccgccgccgctcctccaccGCTCGCCGGACCGCCACCGTCGTGAGCTGTCGCCGCCACGCCGCCGAGGGACCTCCACTCCGCCGGCAcgcctccacgccgccgccgagggagCTCCGCTCCGCCGCagcgagccgccgccgccagcagctGCCGCGCCGCGCCAGGAATCCGCCTACGCGCCGCCGCCACGACCTCGCCGGAACGCCGAGAGGTAG